Proteins found in one Streptococcus anginosus subsp. whileyi MAS624 genomic segment:
- a CDS encoding HD domain-containing protein → MIEKVFRDPVHNYIHVDHQVIYDLINTKEFQRLRRIKQLGTSGYTFHGGEHSRFSHCLGAYEISRQITKIFDEKYPEVWDRHENLLVMATALLHDVGHGAYSHTFERLFETDHEEITRQIITNPETEINQVLVQVSPDFPEKVASVINHTYPNKQVVQLISSQIDVDRMDYLLRDSYYTGASYGRFDLTRILRVICPVENGIAFKRNGMHAVEDYVVSRYQMYMQVYFHPASRAMEVLLQNLLKRAKFLYEKQKDYFALSSPNLIPFFEKRVTLKDYLALDDGVMNTYFQVWMSSPDTILSDLAQRFINRKVFKSIIFSKENEKNLNVMRDLVAEVGFDPDYYTAIHRNFDLPYDFYRPDVEKPRTQIEIIQKDGSLAELSTLSPIVETLAGTRHGDNRFYFPKEMLKEAGLFSENSKTFLSYIKNDQFIYGEAHGHEY, encoded by the coding sequence ATGATTGAAAAAGTATTTCGTGATCCCGTCCACAATTACATTCATGTGGATCACCAAGTCATCTATGATTTAATAAACACCAAAGAATTTCAACGACTGCGCCGCATTAAACAGTTAGGAACTTCCGGCTATACTTTTCACGGAGGCGAGCACAGCCGTTTTTCGCATTGCCTCGGAGCATATGAAATTTCAAGACAAATTACAAAAATCTTTGACGAAAAATATCCAGAGGTTTGGGATCGTCATGAAAACTTACTTGTCATGGCAACAGCCCTCTTACACGATGTCGGTCACGGCGCTTATTCACATACCTTTGAGCGCTTATTCGAGACTGACCACGAGGAAATTACACGCCAGATTATCACAAACCCTGAAACAGAGATTAACCAAGTGCTGGTTCAAGTTTCGCCTGATTTTCCGGAAAAAGTAGCCAGCGTTATCAACCACACCTATCCAAACAAACAGGTGGTGCAACTCATTTCCAGTCAGATTGATGTGGATCGTATGGATTACCTCTTGCGAGACTCTTACTACACAGGTGCTTCTTATGGGCGATTTGATTTGACACGAATTTTACGTGTTATTTGCCCTGTCGAAAATGGCATTGCTTTTAAGCGCAACGGCATGCATGCTGTAGAAGATTATGTCGTCAGTCGTTATCAAATGTATATGCAAGTTTATTTTCATCCTGCTAGTCGTGCGATGGAGGTACTCTTACAGAATTTGCTCAAGCGAGCAAAATTTCTCTATGAAAAGCAGAAAGACTATTTTGCGCTTTCTTCTCCTAACCTTATTCCTTTCTTTGAAAAAAGAGTAACTTTGAAAGATTATCTTGCTTTGGATGATGGGGTTATGAACACTTATTTTCAAGTCTGGATGAGTAGTCCTGATACGATTTTATCGGATTTAGCACAGCGTTTCATCAACCGTAAGGTCTTTAAATCCATTATTTTTTCAAAGGAAAATGAAAAAAATCTGAATGTTATGCGGGATTTGGTTGCAGAAGTCGGTTTTGATCCTGACTACTATACCGCTATTCACCGCAATTTTGATCTACCTTATGATTTTTATCGTCCAGATGTCGAAAAACCACGCACTCAGATTGAAATTATCCAAAAGGATGGCAGTCTCGCGGAGTTGTCCACTTTATCCCCTATCGTCGAAACATTAGCAGGCACAAGGCACGGCGACAACCGTTTCTATTTCCCAAAAGAAATGCTGAAAGAAGCTGGACTTTTTAGTGAAAATAGTAAAACTTTCTTGTCGTATATCAAAAACGACCAATTTATATATGGAGAAGCACACGGACATGAGTATTAA
- the yidA gene encoding sugar-phosphatase encodes MSIKLVAVDIDGTLLNTKREVTPEVFSAVQDAKAAGVKIVIATGRPIPGVRNLLEELHLNEPGNYVITFNGGLVQDTVTGEEYIKETLTYDDYLDIECLSRKLGVHMHAITKDGIYTANRNIGKYTVYEAGLVNMPVYYRTPEEMVDKEIVKIMYIDEPEILDQAIAKLPKELYDKYTLVKSAPFYLEIVKKSVNKGAAVVHLAEKLGLTKEETMAIGDEENDRAMLEVVGNPVVMENGTDALKKIAKYITKSNDESGVAHAIREWVLN; translated from the coding sequence ATGAGTATTAAACTAGTTGCCGTTGATATTGACGGAACCTTATTAAACACCAAAAGAGAAGTCACACCAGAAGTTTTTTCTGCTGTACAAGATGCCAAAGCTGCTGGAGTAAAGATTGTCATTGCAACCGGACGCCCCATTCCAGGAGTGAGAAATTTGCTTGAAGAGTTACACCTAAACGAGCCAGGTAATTATGTCATTACCTTCAATGGCGGGCTGGTTCAAGATACAGTTACAGGGGAAGAATATATCAAAGAAACTCTAACCTACGATGATTATTTGGATATTGAATGTCTCAGTCGCAAATTAGGGGTTCACATGCACGCTATCACCAAGGACGGTATTTATACTGCTAACCGTAACATTGGAAAATATACCGTTTACGAAGCCGGACTGGTCAATATGCCAGTCTACTACCGCACTCCAGAAGAAATGGTAGATAAAGAAATCGTCAAAATCATGTATATTGACGAACCAGAAATTTTGGATCAAGCAATCGCCAAACTTCCAAAAGAATTGTACGACAAGTATACACTCGTAAAATCTGCACCTTTTTACTTAGAAATTGTCAAAAAATCCGTCAATAAAGGGGCTGCAGTCGTGCATCTAGCAGAAAAATTAGGATTGACAAAAGAGGAGACTATGGCTATCGGGGACGAAGAAAACGACCGTGCAATGCTAGAAGTCGTGGGAAATCCTGTTGTAATGGAAAATGGGACTGACGCGTTGAAGAAAATTGCCAAGTATATCACCAAATCAAACGATGAATCTGGCGTTGCACACGCTATTAGAGAGTGGGTTTTAAACTGA
- a CDS encoding aminoacyltransferase, which yields MYTYKIGISAQEHDDFVKASSQTNLLQSASWAKVKDNWDNERIGFYKNNQLVASASILIKPLPLGMTMLYIPRGPIMDYQNQELLQFVLTSLKKFAKTKKALFIKFDPSLFLVQAQIREDRKEQQETLDVIQNLQKAGAIWVGRTESLDETIQPRFQANIYKDNFSEELLSKSTRQAIRTARNKGIQVQFGGSELLDGFSALMKKTENRKSIHLRGQDYYQKLLDTYPEHSYITLASINLNERLESLQVQKSKAEKEASKFTEKTKPGKIENNKQEQKRLQEEMDFLAEKMTQGAITVPLSGTLVLEYGTTSENIYAGMDEEYRRYQPAILTWYETAKHAFERGANWQNMGGVENDLDGGLYHFKSKFNPTIEEFVGEFNLPTNPLYHLSNLAYTLRKKYRSKH from the coding sequence ATGTACACTTATAAGATTGGAATTTCTGCTCAAGAACACGATGATTTTGTTAAGGCAAGTTCTCAAACCAACTTGCTTCAAAGCGCTTCTTGGGCAAAGGTCAAAGATAATTGGGACAATGAACGAATTGGTTTTTACAAAAATAATCAATTAGTAGCCTCGGCCAGCATTCTCATCAAGCCTTTGCCGCTCGGCATGACCATGCTTTATATTCCTCGCGGTCCTATTATGGATTATCAGAATCAAGAATTACTACAATTTGTCCTGACTTCCTTGAAAAAATTCGCTAAAACTAAAAAAGCTCTTTTTATCAAATTTGATCCGAGTCTCTTCCTCGTGCAGGCTCAAATCAGAGAAGACAGAAAAGAACAGCAGGAAACGCTTGACGTGATTCAAAATCTCCAGAAAGCGGGTGCTATCTGGGTAGGGCGGACAGAATCATTAGACGAAACGATTCAACCGCGTTTTCAAGCGAATATTTACAAGGATAATTTCAGCGAAGAACTTTTATCGAAAAGCACACGACAAGCCATTCGCACTGCTCGCAACAAAGGTATTCAAGTCCAGTTTGGTGGTTCAGAGCTTTTGGACGGTTTCTCTGCTTTGATGAAAAAAACAGAAAATCGAAAAAGTATCCATCTGCGTGGTCAAGATTATTATCAAAAACTGCTGGATACCTACCCTGAGCATTCCTATATCACACTTGCAAGTATTAATTTAAACGAGCGTCTAGAAAGTCTCCAAGTACAAAAATCTAAAGCTGAAAAAGAAGCTAGCAAATTTACTGAAAAAACCAAGCCCGGTAAAATTGAAAACAACAAGCAGGAACAAAAACGACTGCAAGAAGAAATGGACTTCTTAGCAGAAAAAATGACTCAAGGAGCCATAACAGTGCCTCTATCTGGAACTTTGGTTCTTGAATATGGAACTACCTCTGAAAATATCTATGCTGGGATGGACGAAGAATACCGCCGCTACCAACCAGCTATCCTGACTTGGTACGAAACCGCTAAACACGCTTTTGAACGCGGAGCTAATTGGCAAAATATGGGCGGTGTTGAAAATGATTTAGACGGCGGGCTTTACCACTTCAAGTCCAAGTTCAATCCAACCATTGAAGAATTTGTCGGCGAGTTTAACTTGCCAACCAATCCACTCTATCATCTCTCTAACCTTGCTTATACTTTGAGAAAGAAATACCGCAGCAAACACTAA